A single window of Nicotiana sylvestris chromosome 3, ASM39365v2, whole genome shotgun sequence DNA harbors:
- the LOC104216841 gene encoding protein NCA1: MKPVCPFVRASRPDDTSIKKPGENQNKQPASQESKPKQESGESAIVSPKCPFGYGQETKPKEASGESAVASPQCPFGYGQENKAKQESGESATVSPKCPFGYDSQAFKLGPFSCMICQALLYDCSRCVPCSHVFCKACLSRFKDCPLCGADIEKIESDMNLQNVVDRFIEGHARIKRSQVNDDEKEAEERKTVMYEDVSLERGAFLVQQAMRAFRANNIDSAKSRLTMCADDIRGQLERLGNTSELCSQLGVVLGMLGDCCRATGDAASAVIYFEESVNFLVKVPKDDLEITHTLSVSLNKIGDLKYYDDDLEAARSHYIKALDVRRNAIKQQSAPSQIIDVATSLAKVADVDRNLGNEDAAIDGFEEAIKMLQSLELNPEEASLEQRRLSVLQFLNSQMENKQPVSSA, translated from the exons ATGAAACCTGTTTGCCCTTTTGTTAGAGCTTCCAGACCTGATGACACTTCTATTAAGAAGCCTggtgaaaatcaaaataaacagccGGCTAGCCAGGAGAGCAAGCCTAAGCAAGAGTCTGGGGAATCTGCAATTGTGTCACCCAAATGCCCCTTTGGATATGGCCAGGAGACCAAGCCTAAAGAAGCGTCTGGAGAATCTGCAGTTGCGTCACCTCAATGCCCCTTTGGATATGGCCAAGAGAACAAGGCTAAACAAGAGTCTGGAGAATCTGCAACTGTGTCACCTAAATGCCCCTTTGGATATGATTCTCAAGCATTTAAGCTGGGTCCTTTTAGCTGCATGATTTGTCAGGCACTTCTTTATGATTGCAGCAGATGTGTGCCCTGTTCTCATGTATTCTGCAA AGCATGTCTCTCGCGCTTTAAGGACTGTCCTTTATGTGGTGCTGATATCGAAAAGATAGAGAGTGATATGAATCTTCAGAATGTTGTTGATCGCTTTATTGAAGGGCATGCGAGGATTAAGAGGTCTCAGGTTAATGATGACGAAAAagaagcagaagagagaaaaactGTTATGTACGAGGATGTATCACTAGAACGGGGAGCTTTCCTGGTGCAACAAGCCATGCGG GCTTTTCGTGCCAATAATATCGACAGTGCAAAATCAAGACTTACTATGTGCGCAGATGATATTCGAGGACAGCTAGAAAGGCTGGGAAATACATCCGAGTTGTGCTCACAGCTTGGAGTGGTCCTTGGTATGCTTGGTGATTGCTG TCGAGCAACAGGGGATGCTGCATCTGCTGTCATTTACTTTGAAGAGAGTGTCAATTTCCTTGTGAAAGTGCCCAAAGATGATTTAGAG ATCACACATACTCTTTCTGTTTCGCTTAATAAAATTGGAGATCTTAAGTACTATGATGATGATTTAGAAGCTGCAAGATCACATTACATTAAGGCGTTGGATGTTCGCCGCAATGCCATCAAACAACAGTCTGCACCATCTCAG ATCATCGATGTAGCTACTTCCCTTGCAAAAGTTGCTGATGTTGACCGGAATCTTGGGAATGAGGATGCAGCAATCGATGGATTTGAAGAAGCCATAAAAATGTTACAGTCGTTAGAACTAAATCCTGAAGAAGCTAGCCTTGAACAAAGG CGGCTATCGGTCCTCCAGTTCCTGAACAGCCAGATGGAAAATAAACAGCCTGTTTCAAGTGCCTGA